In Saccharomonospora marina XMU15, one genomic interval encodes:
- a CDS encoding ATP-binding protein, producing the protein MFGRGRSRNTQQPAPSQQTDGGRRGRRLPGEQEIPSYTPSIAARSIDGHLLRTGQEVYAWYRLAPQRWSFRSDSQRRDLIAAIAGQYAELQGRWLHLRVTNRPYPIRMWAEAHVHNAHNRPPDVAGSLSFDDYLIGEQQQLMGRSMAEKEVYLGVQVQTRTVVDRAVERAAPLLRKILPEAVDAELTALDSEVDHLDQVIGSAGLEGRPVHAEEMSWLMHRSCSLGLPAPRNLPAVPGAAWEPEDLASFTDAADLHCDPYAPTVTVRGRTGTNAGVTRHVAVLTVGQMHGLQIPEVDDPWVQHADRLPAAVEWSARIYVRRPEEVAGELQRQMNKVRSQVKHYTDEHELEPPQSLARQASRVLEIDDEMTSGFTALATRVRSWWRLAVSGATEREALRLAQQLLDLYKPKVAIEHPEAQYAMAREFIPGEPLASGAYLRRGSVVWAAASVPTATAEVGDRRGILLGETCTATRRPVAWDPWMAQEIRDGSGLTAMVAGLGGGKSFLGGGIVYKTLRAGAHWTILDPSGPLSKLCDLPEIRPYARPINLLNAQPGILNPYRVVAEPMLEHFLDEDDPERAWRRERALAGATRRRLVLDVLTGVLPYDVARMPQTRIVLLRAVRAVGGRYDADPGQVIDALRRDSSEHHEHAVVVADFLDELRERMSLLIPEQDADPYSDTRDDRLTVLTMAGLTLPKEGVGREHWTDAEALGVEMLNLAAWLTQRSVYEKPKDLRKGVWIDEAFFLSEVPTGRVLMNRFARDSRKWNVRVLLSSQIPADFLRIQGFVALLDSVFVGRLDDEEAQADALRLLKVPVGVGYEQVVAALGRRPGSQREVERDREPRQFIFGDGAGGVERIRVDFSGPHLEHLRNALDTTPGAVVAERRPNSSTVEAAQSELPEVPSPPDDELEEDLELAAELEVGLTEEQMLEEGSQGEAADSTHQSAHQDDKNREQQPAGAGKDGTGRDAA; encoded by the coding sequence TTGTTCGGTCGCGGCCGCAGTCGGAACACCCAGCAGCCTGCACCGTCTCAGCAGACCGACGGTGGTCGCCGGGGCAGGCGGTTGCCCGGTGAGCAGGAGATACCCAGCTACACACCGTCCATAGCCGCTCGCTCCATCGACGGGCACCTGCTGCGTACCGGCCAGGAGGTCTACGCCTGGTACCGCCTCGCGCCGCAACGCTGGTCGTTCCGCTCGGACTCGCAGCGGCGCGACCTCATCGCCGCGATCGCAGGCCAGTACGCGGAGTTGCAGGGCCGCTGGCTGCACCTGCGGGTCACCAACCGTCCCTACCCGATCCGGATGTGGGCCGAAGCCCACGTCCACAACGCGCACAACCGGCCGCCCGACGTAGCGGGGTCACTGTCCTTCGACGACTACCTCATCGGCGAGCAGCAGCAGCTCATGGGTCGGTCGATGGCGGAGAAGGAGGTCTACCTCGGTGTCCAGGTCCAGACCCGCACGGTGGTGGACAGGGCCGTGGAACGGGCGGCACCGCTGCTGCGCAAGATCCTGCCCGAGGCGGTCGACGCGGAGCTGACCGCACTCGACTCCGAGGTCGATCACCTCGACCAGGTCATCGGCTCCGCCGGTCTCGAAGGCCGCCCGGTGCACGCCGAAGAGATGTCCTGGTTGATGCACCGCTCCTGCTCGCTGGGGCTGCCCGCTCCCCGCAACCTTCCCGCCGTGCCGGGAGCGGCATGGGAGCCTGAGGACCTCGCCAGCTTCACCGACGCCGCGGACCTGCACTGCGACCCCTACGCGCCGACTGTCACCGTCCGCGGCAGGACCGGCACCAACGCCGGAGTCACGCGCCACGTCGCCGTGCTGACCGTCGGCCAGATGCACGGTCTGCAGATCCCCGAGGTCGACGACCCGTGGGTGCAGCACGCCGACCGGCTGCCTGCCGCCGTGGAGTGGTCGGCACGGATCTACGTGCGCAGGCCCGAAGAGGTCGCGGGTGAGCTGCAGCGGCAGATGAACAAGGTGCGGTCGCAGGTCAAGCACTACACCGACGAGCACGAGCTGGAGCCGCCGCAGTCACTGGCCCGGCAGGCGTCGCGGGTGCTGGAGATCGACGACGAGATGACCTCCGGCTTCACCGCGCTGGCCACCAGGGTCCGCTCGTGGTGGCGACTCGCGGTCTCCGGCGCCACTGAACGGGAGGCGCTGCGGCTGGCGCAGCAGTTGCTCGACCTCTACAAGCCGAAGGTCGCGATCGAACACCCCGAGGCGCAGTACGCCATGGCCAGGGAATTCATTCCCGGCGAGCCGCTGGCTTCCGGTGCCTACCTCCGGCGAGGCTCGGTGGTCTGGGCCGCGGCTTCGGTGCCGACCGCCACGGCCGAGGTCGGCGACCGCAGGGGCATCCTGCTCGGCGAAACCTGCACCGCGACAAGGCGTCCCGTGGCGTGGGACCCCTGGATGGCGCAGGAGATCCGCGACGGCTCCGGCCTGACCGCGATGGTCGCGGGACTGGGAGGCGGCAAGTCCTTCCTCGGTGGCGGCATCGTCTACAAAACACTCAGAGCAGGCGCGCACTGGACGATTCTCGACCCCTCCGGGCCGCTGTCGAAGCTGTGCGACCTGCCGGAAATCCGGCCCTACGCACGCCCGATCAACCTGCTCAACGCGCAACCAGGCATTCTCAACCCCTACCGCGTCGTCGCCGAGCCGATGCTGGAGCACTTCCTCGACGAGGACGACCCGGAGCGGGCGTGGCGGCGGGAGCGAGCCCTCGCCGGAGCCACCCGCCGCAGGCTGGTGCTCGACGTGCTGACCGGTGTGCTGCCCTACGACGTCGCCCGCATGCCGCAGACCCGGATCGTGCTGCTGCGCGCCGTACGAGCCGTCGGCGGCCGCTACGATGCCGACCCCGGCCAGGTGATCGACGCGCTGCGCCGCGACTCCAGCGAGCACCACGAGCACGCGGTGGTGGTCGCCGACTTCCTCGACGAACTGCGCGAGCGTATGTCGCTGCTGATCCCGGAGCAGGACGCCGACCCCTACTCCGACACCCGCGACGACCGGCTGACGGTGTTGACCATGGCAGGGCTCACGCTGCCGAAGGAAGGTGTCGGCCGCGAGCACTGGACCGACGCCGAGGCGCTGGGCGTGGAGATGCTGAACCTCGCCGCCTGGCTGACCCAGCGCTCGGTGTACGAGAAGCCGAAGGACCTGCGCAAGGGCGTCTGGATCGACGAGGCGTTCTTCCTTTCCGAAGTGCCCACCGGCCGGGTGCTGATGAACCGGTTCGCACGGGACTCGCGGAAGTGGAACGTCCGGGTGCTGCTGTCCTCGCAGATCCCCGCCGACTTCCTGCGCATCCAGGGCTTCGTCGCGCTGCTGGACTCGGTGTTCGTCGGCAGGCTCGACGACGAGGAGGCACAGGCCGACGCGCTGCGCCTGCTGAAGGTCCCGGTCGGAGTCGGCTACGAGCAGGTGGTGGCCGCACTCGGCAGGCGCCCGGGGTCACAGCGTGAGGTCGAGCGCGACCGCGAACCGAGGCAGTTCATCTTCGGTGACGGCGCGGGCGGTGTGGAACGCATCCGGGTCGACTTCTCCGGCCCTCACCTCGAGCATCTGCGCAACGCCCTGGACACCACACCCGGAGCTGTGGTGGCCGAGCGAAGGCCCAACTCCAGCACCGTGGAAGCGGCACAGTCGGAACTGCCGGAAGTGCCCTCACCGCCCGACGACGAACTGGAGGAGGATCTGGAGCTCGCCGCCGAACTCGAGGTCGGCCTGACCGAGGAGCAGATGCTCGAAGAGGGCTCGCAGGGCGAGGCCGCGGACAGCACACACCAAAGCGCACACCAAGACGACAAGAATCGGGAGCAGCAGCCCGCGGGAGCCGGTAAAGACGGCACCGGCAGGGATGCGGCATGA
- a CDS encoding SCO6745 family protein: MDDEARAATRHCYRVLEPIHSMIYFAPEAEQAYLEAGLDKGGRLAYFASRAAALGPVGAGVVAATFYNFNPELVGKHIPRAWTLASPADLVSARADAAGTALRRLLGEQLASSDALAELAELARQAAQGAEPDGRPLFAAHADLDWPTDPVVVLWHAATLLREYRGDGHIASLLNHGIAGLPALVTHTATGKGFLPEIARKLRGWSQEEWDSAQARLREEGIVDHDGALTERGVAMRERIEGETDAASSAPWSRLGADKTNRVRELAKELSRAVVAAGAYPSGLFASQR, translated from the coding sequence ATGGACGACGAAGCCCGCGCTGCCACGCGTCATTGTTACCGGGTGCTCGAGCCGATTCACTCGATGATCTACTTCGCCCCCGAGGCCGAGCAGGCCTACCTGGAGGCCGGGCTGGACAAGGGTGGTCGGCTGGCCTACTTCGCCAGCCGTGCGGCCGCGCTTGGGCCGGTTGGTGCGGGCGTGGTCGCGGCGACCTTCTACAACTTCAACCCGGAACTGGTCGGCAAGCACATTCCCCGTGCGTGGACCCTGGCAAGCCCGGCCGACCTGGTCTCAGCGCGTGCCGACGCGGCCGGTACGGCGTTGCGCCGGCTACTCGGTGAGCAACTCGCGTCCTCCGATGCGCTCGCGGAGCTCGCCGAACTGGCCAGACAGGCCGCGCAGGGCGCCGAGCCGGACGGAAGGCCGCTGTTCGCCGCCCACGCCGATCTGGACTGGCCCACCGATCCGGTGGTGGTGCTGTGGCATGCGGCGACGCTGCTTCGCGAGTACCGCGGTGACGGCCACATCGCAAGCCTGCTCAACCACGGGATAGCGGGCCTGCCCGCACTGGTGACCCACACCGCGACAGGCAAGGGTTTCCTTCCCGAGATCGCCAGGAAACTGCGTGGCTGGTCGCAGGAGGAGTGGGACAGTGCGCAAGCCCGGCTTCGCGAGGAGGGCATCGTCGACCACGACGGGGCGCTGACCGAACGTGGGGTTGCGATGCGCGAGCGGATCGAGGGGGAGACCGACGCGGCTTCGTCCGCGCCGTGGTCGCGGCTCGGCGCGGACAAGACCAACCGGGTGCGGGAACTCGCCAAGGAGCTCAGCCGTGCCGTCGTGGCAGCGGGTGCCTACCCGTCAGGGCTGTTCGCCAGTCAGCGTTGA